Below is a genomic region from Cloeon dipterum chromosome 2, ieCloDipt1.1, whole genome shotgun sequence.
atagttgcaGGATGGGTAAATTGAGAAAGGTCACAGCATccaaattttgtattctttAATTATATCGAGTTCGTGGCTTGAATGCCatatgttttcaaaatatttatcaccCTATGTTTACAAGTGAAATAACATGTAATATCCTCTTACGTTTTCCcgatacaaaaataaacgtactCCAAATTTCATACATTTCcggtttattttatatttcatcgaaaaattattttttagccccaagttgttgtttttgttattgtttagTGCTTTTAATGACATTCATTTATGGGGGGGGGTATACAGgcttattattgatttaaaaaaacagcttaatttaaagaggattttgatactgcaaaaaatGCCGGAAAATCATTGttgccaataaataaaatcatcccttataggaaattaaaaattgacccAAGGAGCACTGTAAACATTTGACAAAAGTGGCTGCAAGGTTAATATGATTTtcaactgtctccttacttgaaatcctattttatttcacaacaaagagtttccctaaaaggtttcatacgctgttagACAGATCTCGCCGacaggaatcgaaatctgccaagaaaaagtggttaaagaggaatgatactggaaaagcgtggaaaatgcttgttgctaatgcataaactcatcccttaggattcagttaaagcctaaattgacccaagaagcgctgtaattttttgagaaaattggctggaaagttaccgtgcttttcaaatggtaatggctgtctccttacttgaaatccgatttaatttcaaaatcaagagtttccccaataagtggcatacacaattggacagatctcaacgagaggaatcgaaatgtgccaagaaaatatgttcaagcactgtaaattttggagaaaattggcgaaatttgaatttttattgtagaaaggtcattttttattattgcaaattgtttaacaaattgtttatcggtcaattgttaaggcatccaacaatttaaataattttcaattgttgcccagtatcattccactttaaccgCTGTCAATttaggagaaaatttgaaaaaaaattgatttttaactgaatCAATGCccatttttgattattgcaaattgtttatcaatcaaactgcttattgcatccaacaattcaaataattttcaactacGTCACCCCGTctcgatccactttaatacaatttcaatatgcataattttattttttatgcgcCTTTTGTTTTCTcctcaaattaattcagtcATTCAACGTCGTATTTCGTGATGATATTTCTCCTGATGGCGGCGTTGTTGCGTCTCGAAAATCGCTTGGGGAAGAGGTGCACCGGCTTGAAGTCGAAGAGGAAGATGATTCGCACGTCCCGCTCGTCTTCGGTGATGAGCCGCAGACCGCCCGGCTTCCTGCCCAGCAGCGACGGCCCGTCCACGACGGCATTGTTGTTGCTGCCGCCCGAGGTCGAACCTATTGTTGGTGCTGACGCTGCCAAGGCTCCTGCACCTATCAATTTCGCATTAATCGTTTATTGTCCCTTTAAttgat
It encodes:
- the LOC135937127 gene encoding uncharacterized protein LOC135937127 is translated as MFIRAALLLLCLLLANAICAPADFGAGALAASAPTIGSTSGGSNNNAVVDGPSLLGRKPGGLRLITEDERDVRIIFLFDFKPVHLFPKRFSRRNNAAIRRNIITKYDVE